One stretch of Bombus affinis isolate iyBomAffi1 chromosome 4, iyBomAffi1.2, whole genome shotgun sequence DNA includes these proteins:
- the LOC126915916 gene encoding G kinase-anchoring protein 1-like isoform X2: MNLNIFLNGKKKKTSSNENQQWEQWKQKDTMAVEETFEQELHQAILLSKLAYEEQLVSAVKSEKEQESNKKSGKKSKKATMSLEQFNNMRLETTSTTTTTITTTTTQNTVLPPENGDTKSKELDTEFFERIERETKEEITKEKEKDILKARLNKIDDDIASAQLRVEVEKRDEIINELKSQVENLKKELTQVKERNKKLYQILSHGEMKDKASVLAEVAKLQEIRDELTSEVASLHAQLEQERSKTRTSSTDVKPSKQTNKKRLVNENA, encoded by the exons ATGAATctcaatatatttttaaat ggaaaaaagaaaaaaactagTAGCAATGAAAATCAACAATGGGAACAATGGAAACAGAAAGATACAATG GCTGTCGAGGAAACGTTTGAGCAAGAATTACATCAAGCCATTTTGCTGTCAAAGCTGGCTTATGAAGAGCAGCTAGTAAGTGCAGTCAAGTCAGAAAAAGAGCAAGAGTCAAATAAGAAATCAGGGAAAAAATCAAAAAAGGCTACTATGTCATTGGAGCAGTTCAACAATATGAGATTAGAAACTACTTCTACTACAACTACTAccattactactactactactcaAAATACAGTATTACCTCCAGAAAATGGTGATACTAAATCCAAAG AATTAGACACAGAATTTTTTGAAAGAATTGAAAGGGAGACAAAAGAAGAAATcacaaaggaaaaagaaaaggatataTTGAAGGCGAGATTAAATAAAATCGATGATGATATTGCATCTGCTCAATTAAGGGTAGAGGTGGAAAAACGTGACGAAATCATTAATGAATTAAAGAGTCAAGTAGAAAACTTAAAAAAGGAATTAACACAAGTTAAAGAAAGGAATAAAAAGCTTTATCAAATATTATCTCATGGAGAAA TGAAAGACAAAGCGTCAGTATTAGCTGAAGTCGCAAAATTACAAGAAATACGAGATGAGTTGACGTCCGAAGTAGCATCCTTACATGCACAATTAGAACAAGAGAGGTCCAAAACACGTACTTCTAGTACAGATGTTAAACCATCTAAACAAACT aatAAGAAGAGGCTCGTTAATGAAAATGCCTAA
- the LOC126915916 gene encoding G kinase-anchoring protein 1-like isoform X1, whose protein sequence is MATAVPSRFAVLSIDDDDCKPKKSQKNVTAGKTNQKSKTDKSKQQQQPKKDDKKKQNKGKKKKTSSNENQQWEQWKQKDTMAVEETFEQELHQAILLSKLAYEEQLVSAVKSEKEQESNKKSGKKSKKATMSLEQFNNMRLETTSTTTTTITTTTTQNTVLPPENGDTKSKELDTEFFERIERETKEEITKEKEKDILKARLNKIDDDIASAQLRVEVEKRDEIINELKSQVENLKKELTQVKERNKKLYQILSHGEMKDKASVLAEVAKLQEIRDELTSEVASLHAQLEQERSKTRTSSTDVKPSKQTNKKRLVNENA, encoded by the exons ATGGCGACCGCCGTACCATCAAGATTCGCAGTTCTCAGCATTGATGATGATGATTGTAAGCCGAAGAAATCCCAGAAGAATGTTACTGCCGGTAAGACGAATCAAAAATCTAAAACCGACAAATCGAAACAACAGCAGCAACCAAAAAAGGATGAcaagaaaaaacaaaataag ggaaaaaagaaaaaaactagTAGCAATGAAAATCAACAATGGGAACAATGGAAACAGAAAGATACAATG GCTGTCGAGGAAACGTTTGAGCAAGAATTACATCAAGCCATTTTGCTGTCAAAGCTGGCTTATGAAGAGCAGCTAGTAAGTGCAGTCAAGTCAGAAAAAGAGCAAGAGTCAAATAAGAAATCAGGGAAAAAATCAAAAAAGGCTACTATGTCATTGGAGCAGTTCAACAATATGAGATTAGAAACTACTTCTACTACAACTACTAccattactactactactactcaAAATACAGTATTACCTCCAGAAAATGGTGATACTAAATCCAAAG AATTAGACACAGAATTTTTTGAAAGAATTGAAAGGGAGACAAAAGAAGAAATcacaaaggaaaaagaaaaggatataTTGAAGGCGAGATTAAATAAAATCGATGATGATATTGCATCTGCTCAATTAAGGGTAGAGGTGGAAAAACGTGACGAAATCATTAATGAATTAAAGAGTCAAGTAGAAAACTTAAAAAAGGAATTAACACAAGTTAAAGAAAGGAATAAAAAGCTTTATCAAATATTATCTCATGGAGAAA TGAAAGACAAAGCGTCAGTATTAGCTGAAGTCGCAAAATTACAAGAAATACGAGATGAGTTGACGTCCGAAGTAGCATCCTTACATGCACAATTAGAACAAGAGAGGTCCAAAACACGTACTTCTAGTACAGATGTTAAACCATCTAAACAAACT aatAAGAAGAGGCTCGTTAATGAAAATGCCTAA